GCCGGCCTGGTGGGCGGTGGCGCCGATGGGCATTCCCTTGTGCAGGTAGAGGCTGTGGGGGAGCAGATGGTGCGGGTGCATGCCGAGCGCGTCGAGCATCTTCCGCAGCTTGTGCCGCAGCCGCTCCAGCCCCTCGATGTTGTTCTTCTCGTCGAGGGCCAGATGGACGTCGCCGTTGGCGTCGAGCGTGACGCGGTTCTCCGGCTGGGGCAGGTCCTCGCCGCACAGCCAGAAGTCCACCGCGTGGTGGGCCATCACCTCGAACGGCATGTCGGGCGAGAGCAGTCCGGCCCAGTGGGGCGCCTCGCCCTTGATCTGGTCCGAGTCGGACTTGCCCAACATCTGGATGCCGCCGAGCGGGAAGTCCCAGTCGTCGGAGCCCAGGTACCAGTCGTTCAGCGCGAGGGTCTTCTGGAAGCGGGTGTCGTTCGGTTCCTTCGAAACGGCCATCAGCGCCAGGTTGTTGTGCCGCATGTAGTGGCGGCCGACCGTGTCCGAACTGTTGGCCAGGCCGCCGGGGTGCCGCTCGTTGGCCGAACGCAGCAGCAGCACCGCGGAGTTCACCGCGCCGCAGGCCACCACCACGATGTCGGCGCTGAAGCGCGCCTCCGAACCGTCCTCCAGCCGCGCGACGACAGCGGTGACCGTGCCGCCGGCGGCGTCGGTCTCCAGCCTGCGGACGTCGGCGCCGGTGACCATCTCCACGTTGTCGTGCCGCAGGGCGGGGTCGACACAGATCACCTGCGCGTCCGCCTTGCCGCCGAGGAGGCAGGGGAAGCCGTCCACCCGGTCGCAGCGGATGCACACGCTCTCGTGGGTGGCGCGGCCCCGCTCGTCCTGGATGAGGTTCACGCCGATCGGCAGGTGGAAGGGATGCAGACCGTGCGCCGTGAGGTCCTCGCTGAGCTGCTGGATCCGCGGCTCGTGCTCCACCGGCGGGTAGGCGTACTGGGCGCTGACGGGCCCCTCGCTCGGGTCCTCGCCGTGCCGGCCGTGCACGAGGTAGAGGTGTTCCGCCTCGGTGTAGTAGGGCTCCAGGTCCTCGTAGCCGATCGGCCAGGCGGGGGAGAGCCCGCCGTGGTGGCGCAGCACGCCGAAGTCCTCGGGGCGCAGCCGGAACAGCGCGGCGCCGTAGAACTTGGTGTTCCCGCCGACGTAGTAGTTGACCTCGGGCGGGAACCGGTCACCGTGTTTGTCGTACCAGAACTCGGGCGCCCGGTACTTGCCCCTGACGAAGACCGCGGTGGACTCCCAGTTGTCGCGTTCCCTGGGAAGGTATCCGCCGCGCTCCAGGATCAGGATGCGCTTCCCGCTCGGGGCGAGGCGGTGGGCGATGGTGCCGCCGCCGGCTCCGGTGCCGATGACGATGACGTCGTATCGCTGGTTGTCGGCCATGGTGGCCACCTTGCTGTCGAGGGTGTGGGGTTGCCCGCCTTCGGAGCGGCGGTCAGAGGACGGCGATGGGGTTGACCGGCGAGCCGGTGGCCCGGGGCAGGCGCAACGGCGCGACCACGCAGAAGAACGACCAGCGGCCCGCCTCCTCGCAGAGGGGCACCAGGTCCTCGAACCGGAGGTAGTCCAGGAGGTACAACCCGAGGGCGTGCACGCCCAGGACGTGCACCGGGAAGTCCACGCCGTCCGTGCTGCTCGGCGCCGTGTCGTTGTTGCCGTCACCGCCCAGAAGGGCGACGTGGCGATCGGCGAGGAACTCCATCGCCGTCGGGTGCAGTCCCGCGCGCGAGCTCGCGGCGTCCCACGGGCCGAGTTCGGTGCGTCTGAGCCGGTGGCCGACCCGGACGAACAACAGGTCCCCTTCGCCGACCTCGACCCGTTGGCTCCGTTCGGCGGCCGACAGGTCGTCGGCGGTGACGTGGTCACCGGGTTCCAGCCACGGCACCCCGCGCAGTCGGGGGATGTCGAGGAGGACCCCTCGGCCCACGATGCCGTTCCTGACCGAGTCCACCGACAGGGCCACCGCGCCCTCCGGGGTGAGCGTGGCCGCGTCGACGCCACCGTGCAGGGTCCCGTCGTAGACGACGTGGCAGAGGGCGTCGAGGTGGCTGTCGGCGTTGCCGTGCACGTTCATCTCGAAGTGGTCGAGGGCGAAGTGGAGTCCGTGGGCGTGGACCTCGTTGCGGGACGGGCCGGTCAGTCTGTGTGCGGCGGGTTCCGGATTGTCGGGAGAGGTCCGGGTCTCGATCGGCGCCGCGAGCGTCACCGTCCGGCCGGTCCGGATCTCGTTCGCCGCCGCCTTGACGTGCTCGGGCGTGATGGTGGCCACCGCGCCCCTGACGTCGCTCGTCGCCCGGTCCCTAAGGCGCCGGTAGAGCGCCTCGAAGGCGGCGGGGCTCTGGCGCGGTGGGGCTTCCGGCCGCGACCGGGGCTCCTCGGGCACCGCTTCGCCGGCCACGTCAGTCGCGTTGCCGGTCGAGGGCTTCGTCGAGCGTGCAGGCCGCCGTGATGAGCGACAGGTGGGTGAAGGCCTGCGGGAAGTTGCCGAGTTGCTCGCCGCTGGGACCCACCTCCTCGGCGAAGAGACCGACGTGGTTGGCGTAGGTGTGCATCTTCTCGAACGTGTACCGGGCCGGACGCAGTCGCCCCGCCCGGGCGAGCGCGTCCACGTACAGGAAGGTGCAGAGGCTGAACGTGCCCTCGGAGCCGCGCAGTCCGTCCGGGGACGCCGCCGGGTCGTACCGGTAGACGAGACTGTCGGACACCAGCGTGCGGTCCATGGCGTCCAGGGTGGACAGCCACGACGGATCCCGGGGGCTCACGAAGCCCACCCGGGGCATCAGGAGCAGAGAGGCGTCCAGGACGTCCTCCCCGCCGTAGTGCTGCACGTAGGCTCCGGCGGCTTCGCTCCAGCCGCGTTCCATCACCTGCTCGATGACGGCGTCGCGGGCGGTCCGCCAGCGCTCGGTGTCGCCGGGCCGGCTGAACTCGGTCGCCAGCTTCAGACCGCGGTCGAAGGCGGCCCAGCACATGACCCGGCTGTACGTGAAGTCCTTGCGGCCGCCGCGCGTCTCCCAGATGCCCTCGTCGGGGCGGTCCCAGGAGTCGGCCAGCCAGTCCAGGGTGCGGGAGAGCACCTTCCAGCCGCGGTAGCCGGCCTGGGCGGCGACCTCGTGCCCCGCCGACAGGGCGTAGAGCACCTCGCCGTAGATGTCCAGTTGCAACTGGTCCGAGGCCGCGTTGCCGAGCCGCACCGGAGCCGAGCCGCGGTAGCCCTCCAGATGCCCGAGGATCTCCTCCGTGAGCAGGGGTTCCCCGTCGACCCGGTACATGATCTGCAGGGGTTCGCCCGGCTTGCCCTCCGTATCGCGCAGGCGGTCACCGAGCCAGTGCACGAAGGCGTTTGCCTCCTCGACGAAGCCGAGGTCGAGCAACGCCCGGACGGACAGCGAACCGTCGCGCACCCAGGTGTAGCGGTAGTCCCAGTTCCGTTCGCCGCCGACCTGTTCGGGCAGGCCCATCGTGGCCGCGGCGACCGGGGCGCCACTGGGAGCGTAGGTGAGCAGCTTCAGGGTGATCGCGGAACGGTTCACCATGTCGGGCCAGCGCCCGCGGTAGTTGGAGCCGCGCACCCACTTCTGCCAGAAGTCCGCCGAGTCCCAGAGCTCCTGGGTGATTCCGTCGACGCTGAGTGGGGGAGGCGCCTCGGCGCCGGTGCCGCAGACCGTGACGACGGCCGCCGCGGTCTCCCCCACGTTCAGCGTGACCGACCCGCGCAGATCGTCACCGTCCCGCTCCAGGGGGAAGGTGCTTTGCAGGAACGCGGTCACACCGGGCGCCCGGAAAGTGGAGATCCCCGGCGCCACGTCGAGTTCGTGGGCGGCGCGGGCGTAGTCGAAGCGCGGGCGGCACTCCAGCTCGAAGCTGACGGTTCCCCGCACCGTGCGCGCGGTCCGGATCAGGGTGTGCCGGTCCGCGGGGGAGAGGCCGGTGTTCGGGATCATCCAGTCGATGACCTCGCCGACCCCGTCGGGCGACATGAACCGGGTGACCAGGAGAGCGGTGTCCGGGTAGTAGAGCTGCTTGCACGCGGCCTGGGAATCGCTGGACGCGAGCCGGAAGTATCCACCCCGGTCGTGATCGAGCAGCGAGGCGAAGATGCTGGGCGAGTCGAAGCGCGGCGCCGCGAACCAGTCCACGACGCCCCGTGACGTGATCAGCGCGGCCGTTTGCAGGTCGCCTATGAGCCCGTGCTCGGCGATGGGCGGGTATCGGTCCATGTGCGTCCCCAGACGAAGGAGATCCCCTGATCTCACTATCTTCCAGAAGCGGCCGATGTGCCTGTTGCGCCGTCGGAGGGCGCCCGGGCGGGGGCGCGCGGGCCCGTCCGTACCGGGTGGTGGTCTGCCCGAGCATCGATCTCAGGGCCGTGGCCCGCTCGGCACAGGTGTCCCGGCGGGACACGAAGACCTCCGTGGGGTGGGTTCCCGGACAGCTCCCACCCCACCGGAGGCCTTCGTCGTCTTCACGACCCGCCGAGTGCGACCAACGCGGTGATCAGGAAGCCTGGTGGCCGATCCGGCCGCTCGTGAGGGGCCACTCGCGGTTCAGGGCGCCCAGCGGGATGCGGCGTTCGAAGGCGGGCGTGCCGAACAGGGACAGTTTCAGCTGGAGTTGCCCGCTGAGGTCGAAGCCGCCGTAGAGGGCCCACGCACCGCTCACGGAAGCCTTCCCGTCGGTGGAGGCGGACGCCTTGACGTCGGCCTCGCCGCGCAGGTAGGGGGCGAAGTCCGCGGACACGCCCACGGCTCCGTACAGGCCGACCGCGGCCTCGGCGCCGAGCGCGCCCTTGACGCGCCCGTTGGCGGTGACCTCGGCCTTGACCGGCGTGCTCTGGACATGCGAGGCGCTGACCGGATTCCAGCCCTTGCCCAGCGCGTAGCTGCCACCGACACGGAAGTCGCCCTTGACGTCCTGCCGGACGTCGAGGGTGACGCGTCCGTCGGCTTCCACCTGGATGTAGCAGGTCAGGTCCAGGGTGACGACCACCGGTACCGGGCCCACCTGGATGACCGGGGCACCGTGCAGTTTGGCGAACGGGATGCGCTTGGGGGCCCCGGTGCTCGCGGCGGCGTGGCCCTTGAGGCGCCACTGGGAGGACCAGTCACCGCTCATGCCGAGGAAGGCGGATCGGGGGCCCGAGCCGCCCGAGCCGTCGTACGAGAACTCCACCGTGGGGGCGAGCTGGACGAATCCGGAGACCGAGGCACCGGCGGACACGGGGGCGCCGGGGGCGGTCTCGACGGGGGCGTTCACGTCGAGCCGCAGGTTGCCCAGGGGCAGCTTCGCGCCCTCGGGGCCGAACCGGACCCCCTGGCTCTTGGCCCAGGAGAGCGTGACCCCCTTCATCAGGGGTTCGACCGTGACCGCCGCCGGGTCGACCGGGACCTTGCCGTCCGCCTTGTCGTCGTCGAGGACGGAGGACAATGTCGTGGAGGTCGTCTCGACCTCGGTGCCCAGAGGGGTCTTCGCGCCGACCTCGGTGACCTTCGCGAGGAGTCCGTCGGGGGCTCCCGGCGCGGGTGCGCTGGCGATGACGTCGCCCACGGCGACGGGCTTGTCGGGTGCCGGCGAGCTGCTCGCCGAGCTGCCCGGCGATGGCTTGATCGGCTGCGGGGGACGGGATATGACGGCCCGTCCGGTCTTCCGGTCGTAGGAGGCGACCTTCAGCGACGACGCCTTCGGGGCGCCCTTCCCACCACCGGTGCCCGCCCGGGCGACGGCCGTCGGGGTGGGGGAGTCCACCGGGGCCGCGGCGACGTCGAGTTGCCGAGAACCGTCGGCTTCGGACGCGATGGGGGTGGGGGCCGCGGTTTCGGCGGTGGCGCCGGTGTGCGTGGTCGAGGCACAACCGGTCGCGGCGAGTGCCAGCGTGGTGAGGCCGGGGAGGAGGAGGCGTCTGGCGAGCATGCGCACGTACGTAAGGCCTTCTGGTTGGGGGGAGGTTGCGCTACTGGGAAGTAACGTGAGGGTCGATCATGCCAGGCGGATTCACCGCGAGGGCGTTAACCGGCCACCGCGCGACCGGGGGCCCGCGCCGCTCCGCCCCGGGTCCGCATCCGGGCAGGTGTCCTCGCACGCGGCCGACACCGCGCCCGACGTGTCAGGCGACCGACACCACGACGGGTCCGCCCGACCGGTCGACCCGGGCCGTCCACCCCGCCGGCAGCCGCAGCGACCGGGACGGTGACACCGGGCGCGGGATTCGGCGGCGCCACAGTCGGCGCCCGTCCTGTTCGACCGTCACCACCGGGCAGGTCAGGGGCTCCCCGGACCGCAACAGCAACGGGCGTCCGGCGACGCCCGTGACGCGGTTCGGTGTCACCCACACCAGCGGGGCCCGTACCACCAGGAGGGGGCCCGGGTCCGGCCAGGGCGCCCCCGCGAGATGCGCCAGGACCGATGGCGCGGCGGCGGCGCCCTCCGAGGCGGCCGTGGCGGCGCGCTCGACGCCGCGCAGCGCGTTGCCGACCGCGAAGACACCCGGTGTCCGCGTGCGGAAGGAGGCGTCCACGCAGGGGCCGCGGGTACCCCCGTCCAGGGGGACGCCGCCGCGGCGGGCCAGTTCGTGGTCGGGGATCCAGTCGCCGGTGAACACCACCGTGTCACAGGCGAGGACCCCCGACCGGCCGTCCCGGTGGCTGACGGCCACACCCGACAGGCTTCCCCTGCCGCGCAGTTCGGCCACGGTCGTGCCCGTGAGCAGCGGAACCCCCGGGAGGGCGCGGGCGCGCGGCCGTTCGGTGACCATCGCCACCACGTCCGCACCCGCGTGCCGGAGGGTTCGGACCGCGTGCCGGGCCACCGGCTCGGCGCCCACCACCACGGCCCGCCGGCCGACCGACCCGCCGTGGAGGTGGACCCACTGCTGCAACTCGCCGGTGGTGAAGACGCCCGCCGGACGGGACCCCGGGACCAGGCGGGCGCTGCGGGGGCGCTCACGGGCTCCCGTCGCGAGGATCACGGTCCGGGCCGTGATCCGCTCCAGACCCGCCGGACTCGTGGCCTCCAACGTCAGGGGTCCCGCCCAGCCGGTGGCGCTGACACCGGTACGGACGTCGGCCCCGGCGTCCACGGCCGTGTCCGTCAACTTCCGTGCGTACGCGGGACCGTGGAGCAGCGATCGGAGCGGCCGGGCGGTGTCCCATCCGAGGCCGTGGTGGTAGTGGCGGGGCGCCCCGCCGGCCTCCCGCTCGCGCTCCAGCACCTCGACCCGCCCGGCGCCGGCGGCGGCGAGGCGGGCGGCCAGGGCCAACCCGGCGGGGCCGGCCCCGACGATCAGGACGTCGACCGTGCGGTTCACCGCCGGGTCTCCTCGAACAGGGCGCGGACGGCGGCGCCGCAGTGGAAGCCCTGACAGCGGCCGCCCCGGGCGCGGGTGCGCCTGCGTAGTCCGTCCGGCGATGCGGGCGGGATCGTCGACGCGAACGCGTCGCGGATCTCGCCGCGGGTCACGCGCTCGCAGTGACAGACGATCCTGCCGTACTCCGGGTCCGACTCGATCATCCGCGCGTCGCGGTACGGTCGGGGGAACGCCTCGCCCAGGTTCGGCATGCGTACCGGCTCCGGCTCCCGCGCGCCGGTCACGGGCAGACCGCCGTCGGCCAGCAGCTCCACGACGTGGGCGGCGATGGCCATCGAGGCGGTCAGGCCCGTCGAGCGGATCCCGCCCACGGTGACGTACCGCTGCGCGGGATGGGCCCTGATCGCGTAGTCGTCGTGCTCGGTGGCGGTCCGCAGTCCGGCGTACACGGCGGTGACCTCCTCCTCCAGGAGCGCCGGCAGGATCCGCCGGCCCCGCTCGCGCAGCAGCGCGTGTCCCTCGGCGGTCGAACCGGTGGCCGTCTTGTCGTCCAGGTCCTCGGCGGTCGGCCCGAGCATCACGTTCCCGTACACCGTCGGCGACACCAGCACTCCCTTGCCGAGGGCGCCCGGCACCGGCAGCAGGATGTGCCGGACCAGGTCGCGGGCGAGTTCGTCGAAGACGATCAGCTGGCCCCGCCGGGGCGTCACCGTGAAGTCCGCGTGACCCAGCAGCCGGTCGATCTCGTCCGCGTACAGGCCCGCCGCGTTGACCAGGTGACGGGTGCGCAGCGCCCCCCGTGTCGTGGCCAGGATGTGGGGGTCCCCCGAGACCACCGACTCGACACGGCAGCCGAGGTGCAGGTCCACGCCCGCGCGGACGGCCTGCGTCGCGTACGCGAGTGTGGTCGTCCAGGGGCAGATCACGGACTCGCCCGGCACGTCGAGCGCCCCCGTCACTCCGGGTCCGAGCCGGGGTTCGCGGGCCCGCACCTCTTCGGCCGGGACGATCCGGGCCGCGCGGTAGCCGTTGCGTACGGCCTTGTCGGCGAGGCCCGGCAGCGCGGCCCGCTGCTCCTCGTCCCAGGCGACGAGGAGGGCCCCGAGCGGTTCGACGGGGATGCCGCTCTCGGCGGCGTACGAGGTGAGCAGCCGCCGGCCCTCCCGGACCAGCCGGGCTTCGAGGGAGCCGGGCACCGCGTCGAAACCGGTGTGCAGGATAGCGGTGTTGGCCTTGGACGTGCCGTCACCGACGTCGTCGGACGCCTCGACCAGGGCGACGCGCAAGGGGAGTCGGGCCAGTTCGCGGGCGATGGCCGCACCCACCACGCCCGCGCCGACGACCGTCACGTCGTACGCCCCGCCCGGCAGGGCGCCCGCCGTGGTGACGCTCATGCCGGGCCGTCGCCGAGCAGCGCCGACACCGCCGTCCGAAACCGTGCGCGGCGTTCCGCTGCCTGCCCCGCATCGACCCTCGGCTCGTAGACGGCGGCCGGTTTCCACTCCGGGACGGCCTCGTGGACGGTGAGCGACGGGTCGAGACCGATCCGGGCGACCGCGCCGACGCCGAGCGCCGTCACGTCGGGCAACGCCGAGACCTCGACGGGGATCCGGAGCAGATCGGCCTGGGCCTGCATGAGCAGCGCCGAACGGGTCAGCCCGCCGTCGACGCGCAGGGACGTGAGCGGCGCGCCCAGATCTTCGGCGACCGCGTCCGCGAGCTCCGCCACCTGCGCGGCGATGCCGTCGCACAGGGCGCGCACCAGGTGCCCGGCCGTGGTGTCGAGGCCGAGGCCGGTGACCGAGCCCCGCAGGTCGCCGCGCCACCACGGGGCGGCGAGCCCGGCGAGCGCGGGCACGAAGGTGACGCCCCCGGAGTCCGCGACGCCGCCGCCCACGCCGTCGATGTCCTCGGCGCCCGATATCACCCCGAGATCGGTCAGCCAGCGCACGGCGGACGCGGCCGTGTACACCTGTCCGTCCAGGCAGTAGTCGGTGCGTCCGGAGATCCGCCAGGCGACACAGCCGACCAGCCCGGAGGCACTGCGACGGGGCAGCGGGCCGGTCTGCGCGAGCAGGAACGCACCTGTTCCGTACGTGCACTTGGCGGCGCCGGGTTCGGTGACGCGCTGGCCGAGCAGCGCCGCCTGCTGGTCCACGAGCAGCCCCGTCAACGGCACCTCGGGCCCGAAGGCTGTGGTGGTGCCGACGCGGGTGTCCGCGTCGACGATCTCCGGCATTCGTTCGTCCGAGAGGTCGAAGGCGCCGAGTGCCGCGTCCGACCAGTGGACGGTCTCCAGGTCCAGCAGTTGGGTACGGCCCGCGGTCGCCGCATCGGTGACGAACGCACCGGTGAGGCGGTGGACCAGCCACACGTCGCTGGTCGTCACGACGCCCTCGCGGGTCAGATGACGGCGTATCCAGGCCATCTTGGGTGCGGCGAAATACGGGTCCAGCGGCAGTCCCGTCGTCTCCCGCAACCACGCCGCGTGCGGCGCGAGTTCGGTGCAGAGAGGTTCGGCGCGCCGGTCCTGCCAGACGATCGCGTCGGTCAGCGGCTCACCGCTCGCCGGATCCCAGGCGAGTACGGTCTCGCCCTGGTTGGCCAGCCCCACCGCCACCACGGGCTCACCGGCCGAGGCCAGCGCGGCGCGCCCGGCCTCGACCACCGAGTTCAGCAGCTCGAAGGGGGCGACCTCCACCCGGCCGCCCGGCAGGTATCGGGGGCGCACGGGTGCGGAACCCGTGCCGATGACCCCGCGTACCGGGCAGATGACGAGTGCCTTGGTTCCCGATGTGCCTTGGTCGACCGCGAGCACCGGGCCCGTCATCACCGCTCCGCTCCTGGGGTCCACACGTCTGATCTCCGGTCGCTTGATCGTCGGTCGGAAGCCTTCACCAGCGGACGTCACCCCGTCAAGATCGACCGACGAGGTGATGCGCATGCCTGACGCAAAGTCATATGCGTTCCATGACTTGATACTTGCGGTCGATCGAGTTTTCGGATGCGGATGCGCTCACTCGTTCTATAGTGATCGCCGATCAACGGGAAGGATGCCGACCGTGGGTCAACGGCGGTGATCGGGCGCACGGTTCGGCACGCGGTTCGCACCTCACGTGCGCCGACGCGGCCGCGGTGTGACCGGTCGAGCGCCGACTGGACCCACCCTCCACGCGACCCGAGGACTGATGAACACGACCACCGCACGTGGCCCGCGATCCCGTATCCCGTCGACCGGGACGAGGTGATGGCGGGCGGAGACCTCCGGCCCGTCTACCATCCCGCCGGCCACGACAACGAACTGCGGCTCGCCGTTCAGGACCTGCGCACCGGTCGCTGGGTGTCGATGGAGCGGTTGCTCGAACGGACGGCCGGCTGGGGACTGTGGACCCAGCGCACCCAGGTCCTCGCCGCCGTCGCCGCCGGAACCGATGTCGTCCAGGCGTGGCGCACCGAGCAGCCGCGGAGCCTCGCGGCGACCGTGATGCACACCCGGGTCACCGTCGAACGCGCCGTACGCGCCCACCGTGCCGGACACCCCCGCACCCACGAGCTGTGGGAAGAGGCCTGGCAGGCCTGCAACGCCACCGCCGGCCTCAGCCCCGCCGACCCCGTGCCCTGGATCTGCCTGCTCGCGCTCGCCCTCCTCGACGAGCACCACCAGATGGACGAGCACCGGCTCCCGCCTCCCGGCCCGATGCTGCCCCCCGGGCCCTGGGGCATCCTCGCGGAGGCGGACCGGCGGGACCCGTACAACCGCGAGGCGTACCACCGGATGCTCCAGTTCGTGTACGCGCGCACGCCGCGCCCCCTCTCCGACGCGGCCGACTTCGTCCACTGGGCGGCCGGGTCCGCTCCGCCCGGGTCCGCCGTCCATGTGCTGCCGCTCTATGTGCGGGTCGAGCGCTACCGACGCGAGGGCGGCCAGGACAAGGCCCTCGACCTGCATTGGGTCGCCGAGGACGCCGCCCGCGAAGCCGGACACGCCCTCGACGTCTGGTTCCGCCACACCGACCCGACGTACGCCTCCCCACTCGATCTGAACCACCTGGCCCACGCCCTGTGGGGAGCCCTCCGGTTCGACGACGCGTCCCGGGTCTTCGACGCGATCGGCCGGTACTGGACCGCCCTGCCGTGGGCGGACCGGACCCGCGACCCGGCCGACCCGGCAGCCGCCGAGGAGGTGTTCCTCCAGGCCAGGGCCCGCAGCCTGGCCGGCCGGGACTGAACCACCCCGCGGACCGCTCCCGCGACACCACCCCCGCGCCGCCCCACCGTCCCCCTGCTCCACCACCCCCGGAGGTACCGCCATGTCCCGAACCGCATGGGAATCCCGCCAGGACCCCAAGGCAGCCCCACCCCGACAGGACGAGGAGGAGCGACTCAGAGAACTCGGCTACCAGCCGGTGCTCGCCCGCCGCATGGGAGGCTTCGGCAACTTCGCCATCAGCTTCTCGGTCATATCCGTCCTCTCGGGCTGCATGACCCTGTACGGCTTCGGCCTGGGCACCGGCGGACCGTCCGTCATGCTGTGGGGCTGGGTCGGTGTCGGCCTCTTCGTGCTCTGCGTGGGCCTCGCCCTGGCCGAGGTGACCAGCGCCTACCCGACGTCGGGGGCGCTGTACTACATGGCCGACCGGCTCGGCGGACGCCGCTGGGGCTGGTACACGGGCTGGCTGAACCTGCTGGGCCTGCTCGGCGCCATCGCCGGGATCGACTACGGCGCCGCCCTGTTCACCGGCGCCTTCCTCAACCTCCAGTTCGGCTTCGTGCCCACCG
This region of Streptomyces sp. NBC_00513 genomic DNA includes:
- a CDS encoding GMC oxidoreductase; this encodes MADNQRYDVIVIGTGAGGGTIAHRLAPSGKRILILERGGYLPRERDNWESTAVFVRGKYRAPEFWYDKHGDRFPPEVNYYVGGNTKFYGAALFRLRPEDFGVLRHHGGLSPAWPIGYEDLEPYYTEAEHLYLVHGRHGEDPSEGPVSAQYAYPPVEHEPRIQQLSEDLTAHGLHPFHLPIGVNLIQDERGRATHESVCIRCDRVDGFPCLLGGKADAQVICVDPALRHDNVEMVTGADVRRLETDAAGGTVTAVVARLEDGSEARFSADIVVVACGAVNSAVLLLRSANERHPGGLANSSDTVGRHYMRHNNLALMAVSKEPNDTRFQKTLALNDWYLGSDDWDFPLGGIQMLGKSDSDQIKGEAPHWAGLLSPDMPFEVMAHHAVDFWLCGEDLPQPENRVTLDANGDVHLALDEKNNIEGLERLRHKLRKMLDALGMHPHHLLPHSLYLHKGMPIGATAHQAGTVRFGTDPRTSALDVDCKAHDLDNLYVVDTSFFPSIGAVNPSLTAIANAMRVGDVIAERLG
- a CDS encoding cyclase family protein; this encodes MAGEAVPEEPRSRPEAPPRQSPAAFEALYRRLRDRATSDVRGAVATITPEHVKAAANEIRTGRTVTLAAPIETRTSPDNPEPAAHRLTGPSRNEVHAHGLHFALDHFEMNVHGNADSHLDALCHVVYDGTLHGGVDAATLTPEGAVALSVDSVRNGIVGRGVLLDIPRLRGVPWLEPGDHVTADDLSAAERSQRVEVGEGDLLFVRVGHRLRRTELGPWDAASSRAGLHPTAMEFLADRHVALLGGDGNNDTAPSSTDGVDFPVHVLGVHALGLYLLDYLRFEDLVPLCEEAGRWSFFCVVAPLRLPRATGSPVNPIAVL
- a CDS encoding glycoside hydrolase family 15 protein, which translates into the protein MDRYPPIAEHGLIGDLQTAALITSRGVVDWFAAPRFDSPSIFASLLDHDRGGYFRLASSDSQAACKQLYYPDTALLVTRFMSPDGVGEVIDWMIPNTGLSPADRHTLIRTARTVRGTVSFELECRPRFDYARAAHELDVAPGISTFRAPGVTAFLQSTFPLERDGDDLRGSVTLNVGETAAAVVTVCGTGAEAPPPLSVDGITQELWDSADFWQKWVRGSNYRGRWPDMVNRSAITLKLLTYAPSGAPVAAATMGLPEQVGGERNWDYRYTWVRDGSLSVRALLDLGFVEEANAFVHWLGDRLRDTEGKPGEPLQIMYRVDGEPLLTEEILGHLEGYRGSAPVRLGNAASDQLQLDIYGEVLYALSAGHEVAAQAGYRGWKVLSRTLDWLADSWDRPDEGIWETRGGRKDFTYSRVMCWAAFDRGLKLATEFSRPGDTERWRTARDAVIEQVMERGWSEAAGAYVQHYGGEDVLDASLLLMPRVGFVSPRDPSWLSTLDAMDRTLVSDSLVYRYDPAASPDGLRGSEGTFSLCTFLYVDALARAGRLRPARYTFEKMHTYANHVGLFAEEVGPSGEQLGNFPQAFTHLSLITAACTLDEALDRQRD
- a CDS encoding NAD(P)/FAD-dependent oxidoreductase; translated protein: MNRTVDVLIVGAGPAGLALAARLAAAGAGRVEVLEREREAGGAPRHYHHGLGWDTARPLRSLLHGPAYARKLTDTAVDAGADVRTGVSATGWAGPLTLEATSPAGLERITARTVILATGARERPRSARLVPGSRPAGVFTTGELQQWVHLHGGSVGRRAVVVGAEPVARHAVRTLRHAGADVVAMVTERPRARALPGVPLLTGTTVAELRGRGSLSGVAVSHRDGRSGVLACDTVVFTGDWIPDHELARRGGVPLDGGTRGPCVDASFRTRTPGVFAVGNALRGVERAATAASEGAAAAPSVLAHLAGAPWPDPGPLLVVRAPLVWVTPNRVTGVAGRPLLLRSGEPLTCPVVTVEQDGRRLWRRRIPRPVSPSRSLRLPAGWTARVDRSGGPVVVSVA
- a CDS encoding FAD-dependent oxidoreductase yields the protein MSVTTAGALPGGAYDVTVVGAGVVGAAIARELARLPLRVALVEASDDVGDGTSKANTAILHTGFDAVPGSLEARLVREGRRLLTSYAAESGIPVEPLGALLVAWDEEQRAALPGLADKAVRNGYRAARIVPAEEVRAREPRLGPGVTGALDVPGESVICPWTTTLAYATQAVRAGVDLHLGCRVESVVSGDPHILATTRGALRTRHLVNAAGLYADEIDRLLGHADFTVTPRRGQLIVFDELARDLVRHILLPVPGALGKGVLVSPTVYGNVMLGPTAEDLDDKTATGSTAEGHALLRERGRRILPALLEEEVTAVYAGLRTATEHDDYAIRAHPAQRYVTVGGIRSTGLTASMAIAAHVVELLADGGLPVTGAREPEPVRMPNLGEAFPRPYRDARMIESDPEYGRIVCHCERVTRGEIRDAFASTIPPASPDGLRRRTRARGGRCQGFHCGAAVRALFEETRR
- a CDS encoding FGGY family carbohydrate kinase, with translation MTGPVLAVDQGTSGTKALVICPVRGVIGTGSAPVRPRYLPGGRVEVAPFELLNSVVEAGRAALASAGEPVVAVGLANQGETVLAWDPASGEPLTDAIVWQDRRAEPLCTELAPHAAWLRETTGLPLDPYFAAPKMAWIRRHLTREGVVTTSDVWLVHRLTGAFVTDAATAGRTQLLDLETVHWSDAALGAFDLSDERMPEIVDADTRVGTTTAFGPEVPLTGLLVDQQAALLGQRVTEPGAAKCTYGTGAFLLAQTGPLPRRSASGLVGCVAWRISGRTDYCLDGQVYTAASAVRWLTDLGVISGAEDIDGVGGGVADSGGVTFVPALAGLAAPWWRGDLRGSVTGLGLDTTAGHLVRALCDGIAAQVAELADAVAEDLGAPLTSLRVDGGLTRSALLMQAQADLLRIPVEVSALPDVTALGVGAVARIGLDPSLTVHEAVPEWKPAAVYEPRVDAGQAAERRARFRTAVSALLGDGPA